A single genomic interval of Streptomyces sp. NBC_00663 harbors:
- a CDS encoding DegT/DnrJ/EryC1/StrS family aminotransferase, with protein sequence MSADRIPVMIPWLGEEEAKAASDAVLSGWVAQGPRVAAFEKAFAERVGAEHGIAVSSCTTALHLSLVALGLGPGDEVVVPSLSFIATANAVRYVGAEPVFADVDLATGNLTPATVDAVRTARTKAVLAVHQGGVPADVTALRSVCADWDLPLVEDAACAIGSTVGGKPVGHGALLAAWSFHPRKLVTAGEGGMLTTDDAEWAARLRRLREHGMNASAAERHASNKPVMESYLEVGFNYRMTDVQAAIGLVQLGKLDAMIARRRELAARYDALLHDVPGLTAVRDPAHGQSNFQSYWVLLDEDFPVGRDELLGALADAGVSARRGIMAAHLEPAYADHPHTPLPVTERITRDSLILPLFHTMTEAQQDRVVAALREQARG encoded by the coding sequence GTGAGCGCCGACCGCATCCCGGTGATGATCCCGTGGCTCGGCGAGGAGGAGGCCAAGGCCGCCTCCGACGCCGTGCTGTCGGGCTGGGTCGCCCAGGGCCCCCGCGTCGCCGCCTTCGAGAAGGCCTTCGCCGAACGGGTCGGCGCCGAGCACGGCATCGCCGTCAGCTCCTGCACCACCGCCCTGCACCTGTCCCTCGTCGCCCTCGGTCTCGGGCCCGGCGACGAGGTCGTGGTGCCCTCGCTGTCCTTCATCGCGACCGCCAACGCCGTACGGTACGTCGGCGCCGAGCCGGTGTTCGCCGACGTCGACCTCGCCACCGGCAATCTGACCCCGGCCACCGTGGACGCGGTCCGGACGGCAAGGACCAAGGCGGTACTGGCCGTTCACCAGGGCGGCGTCCCGGCCGACGTGACCGCGCTGCGGTCCGTCTGCGCCGACTGGGACCTGCCCCTGGTCGAGGACGCGGCCTGCGCCATCGGCTCCACGGTCGGCGGCAAGCCCGTCGGACACGGGGCGCTGCTGGCCGCCTGGTCCTTCCACCCCCGCAAGCTCGTCACCGCCGGCGAGGGCGGGATGCTCACCACGGACGACGCCGAGTGGGCCGCGAGGCTGCGCCGGCTGCGCGAGCACGGCATGAACGCCTCGGCGGCCGAACGCCACGCCAGCAACAAGCCGGTGATGGAGAGCTACCTGGAAGTCGGCTTCAACTACCGGATGACCGACGTCCAGGCCGCGATCGGCCTGGTCCAGCTCGGCAAGCTCGACGCCATGATCGCCCGCCGCCGAGAACTGGCCGCCCGCTACGACGCGTTGCTGCACGACGTCCCCGGCCTGACCGCCGTACGCGATCCCGCGCACGGCCAGTCCAACTTCCAGTCCTACTGGGTGCTGCTGGACGAGGACTTCCCCGTCGGCCGCGACGAACTGCTCGGCGCGCTCGCCGACGCCGGGGTCTCCGCCCGGCGCGGGATCATGGCCGCACACCTCGAACCCGCCTACGCGGACCACCCGCACACCCCGCTGCCCGTCACCGAGCGAATCACCCGGGACTCGCTGATCCTGCCGCTGTTCCACACGATGACCGAGGCCCAGCAGGACCGCGTCGTGGCCGCTCTGCGCGAACAGGCCCGTGGATGA